From the Paenibacillus sp. MMS20-IR301 genome, the window GATGAAAGTATTTTGTGTAAACACCAATCATGTGTTCTGCTTCGACCTTCACCCCCGTTTCTTCGAGTATCTCACGAATTGCTGTTTCTTCGGCAGACTCACCCAATTCCATCGCTCCTCCAGGAAACCCCCAGGCATTGCTGTCACCGCGCCTTTGCAGCAAAACCTCATTGCGCTCATTGCATACTATTCCTCCGGCAAAGTTGAGGAAAATCAAATCATGGCTTACCTTGCTTCTAATCCACTTTATATAATTTGGTTTTTCAGTCACAAAAAAGCCCCTCTGCAAATGTTCTCAAATACACTGCCCCATCTCTACTCCGCTTACCCACGGCAATTTCACGCTGACGCTGGTTCCTGCACTCACTACGGAATCGACCGCAATCTGCCCTCCGCTGGCTTCGATTAGCTGCTTGCAAATGGACAGGCCGATGCCTGTGCCTTTGGGCTTCGTGGTGAAGAAGGGATCGAAGATCCGCGTTAATTTATCCTGCGGAATTCCTTCCCCGTTATCACTGAACACCAGCAATACCTCATTTGTGTCGGCAAGCGTAGTGATTGCAATAACAATTGTGCCTCTGCAGGCAGTGAAGGAATCAATACTGTTCTTGAGAATATTCAGGAAGACCTGCTCCAGCTGGGAAGCACTTCCGAATGTGAGTATGCTCTCCTGGGAATAATCCACGACCAGCGTAATATCACCGCTTAGTATCAGCTGATTCACAATATTGTTAACCCTATGTATAACCTCGATTATATTAAATACGGCACCTGAATTATGCATTCCATCCCCTTTACGGGACAGCATCAGGAAATCCGTAACGAGACCGTTAAGGGTATCAATCTCTTTGATTGTAATATCAAGATAAGCCCGCAGCTCGTCAGTCTTAACCTCCGGCTCATACAGCCTGTGGTGGATCAGCTGGGCGAAGCCTTTAATAGAAGCAAGCGGATTGCGGATTTCATGCGCCATTCCTGCAGCCATTTGCCCCATGACGGCAATCTTTTGCTCATGCAGACTGTCGATCTGCTGGTTCTTGTTGCAGGAATATCCGCGGGCAAACCCGCTGAACCGGGTCCAGTTGCATTCCATCAGCCGGTTATAGAAAAACAGCCGCTGCTCTGATTCGTCCACGAGCTGTTCAATAATGCCGAACATCACATTCTGAGCGGTTAAGTTCAGGTCTTTACTCATCTCAAGCATGCTGTCAAAATGATCCCCGAAGATCTCAGCAGTATAGCTCCCCTGCTCGAACCCTTCTTGTTCCTGCATAATCAGGCTCTGATTGTACTCGTCAGGAGACAGGAATAAGGCTTCCACAATGTATTTCAATGCCCTGCTGAATGTTAAATCCAACAATTCTTTATGCATTTCTACAAACCAGGCAAATTCGGTATTTTGCAGCAGCATCGATTGGTAATGCCTTTCCAGAATGGTGGATATGGACATGTTTAATGACGAACGCAGCGTCTGTTCATGATATGCCATTTTCTGCCTCCCTCTATTTTATGATTGTATTCCATGGAGGAGGGTGTTTTCCTGCTTGCGGACAGAAAAAGTAACACCCCAATCCATTCTGCCAGGGCAGAAACAGGCTTGAGGTGTCAAATATAATGGAGGCGGGCTAAGCAATATCCCTCTTATGAAAAGAATAGCCGGCCAGCCCTAAGAATGCAGCAACATAGCAGGTGATGATGAGCAGGCACTGCACCAAGGGAAACTGATTGATCTCAGCAATGGTGGCCCGGTTCTGGGAATGGGTTAGTTCAACGATGGCCGGCAGCAGAAATTTCACCATACCCGTCCGTACATTGAGCAGTCCGATGAGCTGGGTTCCCAGTAAAGATATCACTAGCGTAATGCTGAGACTTAAGGTCGTGGACCGGAATACGGTAGCGAGCATAAAGGCAAGGGTCATGTAAGGAATATAATAGACCAGCGATAACAGACTGTTGCCCAGCATGAATACTGCGGTGCTCTTCTCGATCAGCTGCCCGTCCGCAAAGCTGTAAATGAACGGATTGCCGAATGGCTTAAACAGCATACTGAACGCAGCGTTAGTCAGCCAGGTAATCAGAAGAAACAGGCAGGAGGAGGCAAGTGTGCTGATATACTTTCCTATTAAGATTTGCGAGCGCCTGAAGGGATTCATCACCAGAAATTGAATCGTTCCGCTTTCGAACTCTTTGGCCATCGACACCGCATAGATGACCGGAAAAACAACCAGAATCAGACCCAGCGCCCGAAGCGACAGCACGGAACTCATATACCCTGCCGCTGTACCAAAGCTGTAATCATTCGCGGGGATAATATTGTTATCCAGATATGCCCTGTTCTCCTTCCACTGCTCTATGTATATATGATTAGCCGGGGACTGGCTGATTTGGGCTGCACTCATCCCGAGCTGCTGCTCCAGCCCCTGATTGGCCGACTCCAGACTGGCTCTCCAATCCTCTGACGGGGCGGCAAGAAGCATAAATACAGAGACAAGCGCCATAATGAGCAGCGAGCTGAACCAGCTTTTACTTCTGAAGAACTTATACATCTCCGCCTGTACCACCTGTATCACCGCGCTCATGGCTTCCCTCCGATTAACGTCATGAATGTGTTCTCCAGTGAATTCCGCTCTTCCTTCATCTGCACAACCTTGATATTATGCTCTCTGAGCATTAATAGAATATCTGCGAAGGTATCCGGCCGGGTCCCGCTCAGAATAAGCGTATGCTCCTGCCTGATCTGCACAGCTCCGAAATGCTTCTTAATCAGCGCCAGCGCCTGAGTATCATCGGTAGTAGCCACACTCATATTCACCAGGCCCTCCGACGTATCCGCTCCAAGTTCCTTGATTTGCAGCAGCTCCCCTTGATTCATCAGGATTGCCCGGTCACAGATGGCCTCCAGCTCGTTCAGGGTATGGCTCGACAGAAATACAGCCGTTCCCGCACCAGCCATGTTCTTCAGCGTCTCTCGCAGCTCAGCCACCCCGCTGGGATCAAGGCCGTTAAACGGCTCATCCAGAATCAGCAGCGAAGGCTCGGCCAGAACCGCCTGGGCAAGACCTAACCGCTGCCGCATGCCCAGAGAGTAGGCTTTTACCTTCTTGTGAATGGCTTCTGACAGCCCGAGCAGCTGAACAACTGCATGCAGCCTTTCCTGTGAAACCCGGCGGAGCTTGGCATAATAATTCAAGCACTGATAACCCGTTAAGTATGGATAGAACAGCGGAGTCTCGATAATTGCCCCGACCTCTTTAATGTAACCGGCAAACTGCTGCTCAATATTCATCGTTTTGATGGAGATCGAACCGCCGGAAGCTCTGGATAAGCCGGTAATCAGCCTCATCAGGGTGGTCTTCCCTGCGCCGTTCGGGCCCACTAAGCCCACAATCTCACCAGCCTGTATCGAAAAGGTGAAATCCTTCAGAATCGCTTTGCCCTTAATGCTCTTGAACACCTGATTACATTGCAAGACCTGCATGATGCTCCCGCTCCCTTCACTTCTTCCCGCTATCCGTTGAAATACTCGAACAACCTCTGTTACTGCTTCGCAACCAGCGGCAGCAGATGGTCCTGTACGAGCGTCTGCAGGCTTGCGTGCAGAATGGCTTGGCTGCCGTATACCTGTGCACTGGGGAATGGCAGCAGATAGATATGCATAGTCTTGTTCTTCATCCGTGCCAGCGCCTTATTCATCATAACTCCATGCCCCAGATCAACCGGCTCAAAATCAACCTTGAACATATGGGACAGCACCTGCTTCTTGAAGCCGTTCGCTCCGCCCAGTCCAATCAGCACGCCTGCCCGGGAATGCCCGAACGCTTGCAGCAATAGCTGTCTGCGCTGCTCGGCATCCTCGCTGTAATTGCTGAACTCGTCTTCCATTCCCGCTGCAAACTGATTGTAGGCCCGGCTGTATCTGTTCTCAATGGTTGCGGTAACGGCATATTCATCATACCAGCCCCCCTCCTGGGGACGGGGAAGGTGGCGCCAATCCGTTAATGCAGTCTGTAAGCCTTCTCTAGGGCAGAACAGGCCTTCCAAGGCAAATCCTGAAATCTCCTGCCGTTTTTCTTTGGAGTCCACAGCTTCGAACCAATCACTGACAGGAGCCGTAGAATGATTCTCCAGGGCAAGCACAATCCGGGCAATGCTCTTGAGGAATGAGCTGCGGACCTGATCGGATATCTTCGGGTCGGCTCCTTTGGCCCGCAGATATTCAATGATCTTGTCCCTCCCGCCCAAAGCTGACGGCTCCCAGTACCCTTGTGCCGGAGAGTCGCCGAAGATATAGCTGTACCCGGAAGCACCCGGCGCTTTGCCAAAGGTATTGCAGCGCGCCTCTACATTAGCCTCAATACTGTATGTACCTGTTCCTTCTTCATTGCCGAAGAACAGAATATCCGCCTCCGGGAAATTGCCGCAGCCGATATAGGAGAGCAGCTGCTTATATTGCTCCCTGCTGATTCTCCAGCCCGGGGTTTCGCTTTCGAGATAAGCTGCTTCCTGCTCCGTTTCTTCCTGAATTTCCCCCGTACCTGCAGAATGCTGTTCCTTCCCTTTGAATGCAAGCACTCCCTGTCCGGATGATTCAATAATCTCAAGCTCCTCCGGATAAAAGGCCCCTGCCTTGCACAGCTCCTGCGGGTGATGCACCTTATATAACCGGACGCGGACATAACCGTCCCGCTTGGACTCTGCCACAATTCCGGTTCGGTTATGTGTTACCAGATCAAGATTCTTCCCCTCATGCTTCCTAACACGGTCCACAATCTGCACTTTATCGCCTATATGAATCTTCGTCCCGGCGCGGTCAATGTAATATTCCATAGTTCTCCCCCTTCATTATTATTGCGTCATTCTACTAGATTATGGATGATCCATTCCAGTATTTTACTATGAATGCCGCGTAATTCATACTGTACGAAACATGGCTTGTTGTTCTCCCTACCCCCGGAGCGGTATAATGGCTGGGAATTGCAGAGCGGAGGACGGTGCGCAGCATGGATGACAGCAAGCTTTTTTCAATCGGTGAAATGTCCAAATTGCATAATCTCAGTATTCAGACCCTCCGTTATTATGACGAAATTGGTCTGCTGATCCCTGCAAGAACCAGGGACAGCAGCGGATACCGATATTATTCGACCGGACAATTCGAACAGCTGAATACGATTCGTTATCTGAAGGAGTTGGGCTTCTCCCTGAAGGAAATCCGGTATCATCTGGAACACAGGGATATTGAGCAGTTCATGCAGCTGCTGGAGAAGCAGAAGGAGATTACGGAGAATAAGATCCGGGAGCTGCAGCGTACAGCAGATCAATTCGCCCACCGGATGCAGGAGATCCGGTGGGCGCAGAACCTCGGGGAGCAGGAGCTGGAGACCGTGTACGTCCGCACACTCCCCCGGAGAAGCATTGTCCGGTTACAGCACAGGATCACTTCAGAGCCGGAGCTGGAAATTTGCCTGCGCCAGCTGGAGAACAGGTCGGGCATCCGCTTCTCCTTCATCGGCGGGGTTGGCCTGACGATTAGCAGTGAGCATGTGCGGGAGTACAAATTCCGGGAGTACAACTTTATCTTCATTCTAACGGGAGAGAGGGATCACAGGGCTGATACCGCAAGCTTGCTGCCGGAGGGGAATTATGCCTGTATTCATTACAGAGGCCCGCGCAGCCTGGCTCCGGATTATTACGAGATACTGCTTGCGGAGATCGGGCGCAGGGGCCTGGAGATTGCGGGGGATTCCATCGAACGGACACTGATTGACCAGTATATTTCCCGGGATCCGCAGGATCATATTACAGAAATTCAGATCCCGGTCAAATGAATTCTTGACTCTCCTGTTACTGGAGGGTCTATTTTTATATTCATAGTTCAATTTGAGAGGAGTTATATCATGTTTGCCGCTACCACCCTATGGCTGTTCATAGGAACATCCCTGATTCTCATCCTTATTCCGGGACCCGATCTGATCTTCACACTGACTCAAGGAATCACAAACGGCAAGAAGGCCGGAGTGATTACGGCTATGGGCTTAAGCGCCGGAAATACGGTGCATACCCTTGCCGCTGCCCTGGGGCTGTCGCTGATTATCAAGACCTCGGTAACCGCCTTTACCATTTTCAAAAGCCTCGGGGCACTCTATCTGCTGTATCTGGCGTATAAGTCCATTAAGCACCGCAAGGAGGCCCTTCAGCTGGACGGTGCTGCGGAGCCTGATACGAAAGGGCTGCTGCTCAAGGGAGTCCTGATGAACATCCTGAATCCGAAGGTCGCGGTGTTCTTCCTGACCTTCCTTCCCCAGTTCGTTAACTACTCCGCCGGCAGTGTTCCGCTGCAGATGATTCTGTTCGGGCTGATCTTCATTGGATTAACAGCCGTAATCTTCAGCGCCATCGGCTACTTTGCCGGCGGCTTCCGGAAGATATTCCTGCGCTCGCCCCGCTCGAATGAGATAATGAACATCGCCGCCGCAGTGATCTTCAGCGCGCTGGCGGTTAAGCTGCTGACGATGCATTGAGAGGCTTATGAGTTCATGGATAGACTAGACCTCCAGCCATCCGTTGCTGATCACTTTTTTGTACCAGAAGAAGCTTTCCTTTGGCGTCCGCTCTAACGTAGCGAAATCCACATGAATCAGCCCGAAGCGCCGGCTGTAGCCGTCGGCCCATTCGAAATTATCGAGCAGGGACCAAGCCATATATCCCTTGACCGCTACTCCGTCCTCCATGGCCCGGTTCAGCTGCAGCAGATGCTTCCGCAGATATTCAATACGCTTGGGATCGCGGACTTTGCCGTCTGCCTTCTCATCGTTATAGCAGGCCCCGTTTTCTGTAATGTAGATTGGAACGGCCCCGTAACGCTGCTTCATGTGCATGAGAACCTTATACAAGCCTTCGGGATAGATCGGCCAGTTAAAGTCGGTCCGTTCATAGCCCTCATCTATATCCTCCAGCTCAAACAGCCCGTTGTCTTGCTTGTAACGCCCCAGCGAACCCGTATAATAGTTTATTCCGAGGAAATCAACAGGCTGATGGATGATCTCCATATCGCCAGGCCGGATATCCGGCTTGGCTCCGTGGGCCTCGAAGGCCCGGAGCATGAAATCCGGATATTCACCTTTGAAAATAGGATCGAGGAACCATTCGACCATCCAGCCTACTCTGCGGCGGCAGGCCTCCGCATCCTCCGGCCTGGAGCTATACGGCTCACGCCAGGAGACATTAGGAGCATAGCCGATTTGTCCGTCAAATCCTGATTTTCTGAATATTTGTACAGCCCTCCCGTGCGCTACCATCAGATGATGGGCCACCCCGACTGCACTCTGCAGATTCTGCTCACCTGGAGCCAGATCACCGATATAATGCGCCTTAAAGGAGACACACCAGGGCTCATTAAAGGTGGTCCAATACTTTATTTTACCGTTGAAGGCTTCAAACATGGCTTCCGCATACTTGGCAAAAGCTTCAATCGTCTCACGATTCTTCCACCCGCCGTTATCCTGCAGCTTCTGCGGAAGATCCCAATGATACAAGGTGCAGAAAGGCTCAATGCTATTAGCAATCAGCTGGTCAACCAGACGATGATAATAATCCAGCCCCTCCTGGTTGATCTCCCCTGCTCCGTCCGGGAAAATTCTGGACCAGGAAATTGAGAAACGGTAGGTTCGTAAACCCAGCTCCTTCATGCAGGCAATATCCTCTTCATACCTGTGGTAGCTGTCACAGGCGGTATCCCCATTGTCTCCATTACGGATATTGCCTGGCACCCGGGTATAAGTATCCCAGATGGACAGCCCTCTTCCTCCTTCATTCCAGGCACCTTCCACCTGATACGCGGCTGTTGCTGCTCCAAAGCAGAAATCAGCAGGAAACTGAATGATTGACATGCTATCTACTCCCTTTCTTTTGAACAAAGTCATGTATGCTCATTGTTAACAAACGGAAAAATAATCGAAATCAGCATGCTTGTGCCCGCCGGATCAGGGTTAAATCCCTTTAAGACCGGATTTATAATCATTCCTTGTAAACGCCTCCATTACAGAATATTCCGCCCCCGCTTTGGGCCCTATGGCAAGGGTATCTCATAATTCCTCCCTCAGAAACAGGTATAATTTAAGAATTTACCAGGGCATTTTTAGTACAATTAGTCTTGCTGCAATCCCGCAATCAAGAAAGCAGAAAGAACAGCCGCCCATCATAATAGATGGACGGCTGCGATGAAACCGGTATTGCACATAAGCCTGCACTTATTCGGATAATATCCCGGTGGCCGCAACCCGGCCCAGATAACGCGCACTTTCCTTCACTGTCCGCTCCTGTGTCTCCCGGTCAACTGCGATCAGGCCGAATCTCATCGAATACCCGGCACTCCATTCGAAATTATCGAATGTTGTCCAGTGCAGATAGCCGATTACCTGAATGCCATCCTTCAGACAGGAAGTGACGCCTTCAAGCCCGCGCCGGATGAATTCCACCCGCCGTGAGTCATCATCGGTAGCCACGCCGTGCTCGGTTACGAAGATCGGCAGCTTAAGCGCTCCTGCGGCCTTGCGGATTACCTGTTCCAGCGCTTCCGGATAGAACTCATAGTTCATCTGTGTCAGCTCAGCTCCGGCGGCAGGGGCTACCCGGCCTTCGGGGCCGTAGACCTCCCGGGTATAATTCTGCAGTCCAAAGAAATCATCGCCCTCCAGCATCGGCAGATATTGCCCGAAGTACTGCTGCCATTTGGCCGCTGCCTGCTCTTCCCCTCCGGCAACGGACTGGATATCGGACAGCGCCATGGACAAGCCCACCTTCGTTCCGGGATTCAGCTCCTTGATGACCTGTCTGGCCCGGCGGTGCGCCTCCGCAAGTATAGCGATCTTAGAATCATCCGAGATCATATGGAAGGTGATATACCTGTCTGCCGTAGTCCCGCACAGAGCCGCTGCCGATGCCCTCCACTCCGGAGCTGTCCAGCTCTCTCCGGCAATTCCAACCGGGGGGATAACTCCGATGGTAGTGAACATCTCGCGCAGCATGACCGGCAGATTCACCTCGTTGAACGTCAGCACATATGGAATCAGCCCGCCGATTTCACTGAAGACAAACCTGCAGTAGTCGGCGAACCGCTGCGGAACCTCCTCACTGCCCCAGCCGCCGTACCGCATCAGCCATTGCGGGGATGAGAAATGATGCAGCGCTACAACCGGAACAAGGCCATACTCCCGGCAGGCGAGAAGCACATCACGGTAATGGGCAATTGCCGATCTGGAATATTGCCCCGGCGCCGGTTCAATTCTGGCCCATTCAACCGAGAAGCGGTATGACTTCAGCCCCAGCTCTGCCATCAGGGCAATATCTTTCCGGTACAGCCGGTAATGATCAATGGTATCCCCGGATTTGTCCTTATACGGCGAGCCGTCCGCATATTCCTCCGCCCAGAAATCGCTGTTCGTATTATTGCCTTCCACCTGATAAGCCGCGGTTACCGACCCCACGATGAAATCCTCCGGTAAATGCAGTTTCATATGATACACACTCCTGCTCCCTATTATTTGCCGCTTGCTCCTAAAGTCTACAGGGAATGGATCCATGTTATAATGGCAGAAACCGACCACTTACAGCCGTTGTATCTGAAAAACCGACATAATGAGGTGAAGCTAATGCCCGGCTCTTCCGCAGGGAAATTCAAGGTGCTGGAAAGTCCGTTTGTGATGGGCGATCAGCCTATTCTGGAGTTTCAGGCCCCGCTCTCCGTGTTCATAAAATCCGCCGCAGGCGGCTCCATTCAGTATACCTCCATATATAACCGGACCATGGATCAGTTTACCGGCGTTAACCTAAACACTCCTCATCAGCATAATTATTTCGAGCTTATGTATGTGCTGAGCGGCAGCCTGACGAACTACATTGAAGATAAAAAGGTTCATTACCACGCAGGTGACGGCTGTCTGATGAACCGTCATGTCTCTCATTACGAGGTTCCGGATGAGGGCTGTACTGTGATTTTCGTTGCGCTTTCGGTGTCTTTTCTGACAGAGCTGTTTCAAGAGGCTGATCCGGAGAAGAGCTGCGGCGGGGCGGGGCCGGTCTTTCAATTTCTCCGCTCCAATATAAGCACAGATAACGGGAGGGTATACAGCCGGAGCTACATAGAGTTTACCCAGCAGCAGGCGGAGGCCAGCCATTCGTTCCACATTCTGCTTGATTCGCTGCAGACGGAGCTTGTCTCCAGTGAAATCGGCGCCGGTTTATTTCAGCAGGGGCTGGTCCTGCGGATAATCAGTGCACTGCAGAAGGAAGAGCTGTTCTTCCTCAAGCTGCTCAATCTCGATCTGACCAAAGAGGAATTTCTGGTGAATCAGGTGCTGAACTTCATTGAACGGAAACACGGAAATCTCAGACGCTCCGAGCTCTCGGAGGCGCTGCACTATAACGAGGAATATCTCAACCGGCTGGTGAAAAAGCATACCGGCTGCAGCATGATGAAGCATGCGCAAAAAATAAAGGTGGACAGCGCCTCCCGGCTCCTGCTCGAAAGCACACTGCCCGTCCGGGAAATTGCCGAAATTGCCGGTTTTGCTTCCGAATCCCACTTCTACCGCTTCTTCAAAACGAACACCTCCAGCTCACCGGACAAGTTCAGGAAACAGAGGTAAGTCACCGGGGAGGCAACCGGGAGGGGATCAATCCCCGGCAGTATGCAGTCTTCGCCTGAACTGGCTGGGTAAGGTGCCATACGCTTTTTTGAATATCCGGTAGAAGTAGCTGGGGCTGCCCAGCCCGATCTGATGGGCAATCTCTTCAATCGATAAGCTGCTGCTGATCAGCAGATCATACGCTTCCTGTAAGCGCCGTTTGTTGACCCATTCCTTGAAGGTAAGCCCGGTCTCTTCTTTGATCAGGCTGCTCAAATAATTCTTATTGAAATTCAGCCTGCGGGCCAGCTCGCTTAAAGTCAGGGTGCGGTACTCCTGTTCAATCATGCTGATGGCCTCTCTGACATTACTGTGATATGGCATTGCCTCAATGTCACGCATCAGCAATTCTTCCATTTCCGCGAAAATAACCGGCAGCCAAAGCTCCGCCTTATGATACCGGGGCGGCTGATAGCCGAAATAATCCTCAATCAGGTAGCTCAGGCAATGCTGCAGCCGCTCATGCGCCTTACTCTGAACATGCAGATAGGTGTGGTTACGGTACTGGTGCTTGTTGACGGACAGCAGGAAGTCAGTAATGACGCTGCGGTGCCTGGCCATTTTGTGCAGCACGGTTGTATTGACCGAGCCGGACCTCACCAGAATATTAATCAGAATATCCTCAGCCCCCAGCGCTTTGATGGAATGGCTTATCCCGGGATGAATCAGCAACAGATCACCTTGCTCCAGCAGGACGGGTTCGCCTTCAATGAACTGCGTACAGCTGCCTGCATACATATAGTTAAGCTCCAGGAATGTGTGCGAATGCAGCGGCATACCGATATAGCGGGCATGGCGGTTCATATAAATCTGATGCTCCAGGAAAAAAGCCTGATCCGTCAGCACCGCCCCCTGTAAAGGGCTCCCTTCACGGTCCGTCTGTAACAGCCGGATGCTCTCCTCCGGTCCCAGCGCTTTAAGGGTCTGCTCAAATGTTGATTCGGCCCATATGGCTTCCCGTTGCATAATATCCTTCCTCATTCCGCCACCGCTTTTTTTTGACTTTAGGTCATTATCCCATGCGGCTTGCTTTTCTTCAAAACAAAGAGACAGAACCGCTCCCAAGGAGTTAATCCTGTCTCCAGTTTCCGGGTAATCTAGTTGCTTAGCTTGAGGCCTGAGAGCAGCAGTGCTGCCCGGCTGGCGGCTTCCTGCGTAACTCCGGTAAAGAACAGGCCGGAGATTTCCCGGATGGTCATGTTCAGCTGCTCCTCATCGGCATGCCGGATGAACCGGGTTAAGGCTTCATCTACAGTCAGCAGCTGTTCGAACGCCGCCTCGTCCTTCTTAATATGGATTACCCGTGTATCCAGGTCGTATATCGTTCTAAGATCCTTCTGCGGCTGATATGTATACTCATAAATCCCTGAGGTAACATTGACCGGCTCTTGATCCGAATACGGCAGGATGATCGTAGCCTCCGCATTGAACGGAACCTCGAAGCGGCAGTGAATCTGCCCGTCATCCAGGATACTCCAGCTGCTCCCGACCGTTCCGGCTGTCGATTTATACCGGCAGGATAACCGGCCCAGCCGGGCATGCGGCTGAGGCGCAAGCAGCAGCTTACGGAAGCCGTTGCCGTCCGGACGGATGCCCGCAGCATACTCATACACAAATTCCATCACAGCGCCGTAGCTGTAGTGATTCAAGGAATTCATCCCCGCCGGGTTCATCGAACCGTCAGGCAGCACACTGTTCCAGCGTTCCCAGATCGTTGTGGCTCCGAGATTTACGGCATATAACCAGCCCGGGAAATCCTCCTGCAGCAGGAAGTCGTAAGCCAGGTCAGCCATACCGTTCTCAGCCAGTACCTGGCAGAAGATTGGCGCCCCTACGAAGCCGCATCTGATTTTGTACAAATCCCTCTTGATCCGGTTCTTCAGCTGATTGATAATAACCTGCTTATCGGTGCAGACTGCAAATTTGAGCGCGATGATGTAGGCCGATTGCGTATCCACACTCAGCCGCCCGGCAGGCGTGTAGTATTCGAAGAGAAGCTTTTCTTTTACCGCTCCGGCAAGCCTGCTGTAGTGTTCCGCCTCCTCTGCCCGGCCCAGCTTCCCGGAGAGATCGCCCACAATTCTGAGACTTTCATAATAATACACCGTAGCGATATAAGTATCATCGGTGCCGCCCTTGAACGATGAAGGAGTAGCCCCGTCCAGCGCCAGCCAGTCCCCGAACTGGAAGCTGCCGTCATTCAGCCCGGCCCTTGTGCCATGCTTGTCCTCGATGCGGAAGCCGAGATAATCCACCCAATCCTTCATCAGCGGATAATATTGCGCGGCTTCAGCCACACTCCCGTAATTCTTCAGCAGGGTGGCCGGAATCAATGTTGCCGCATCCCCCCACACCGAAGCTCCGCCTCCGGTGCCCATCGCCGGCATATAGTTCGGAATGCTGCCGCCCAGCTTCAGCTGCTCCGTCCGCATATCAAACAGGTATTTACGGTAAAAGGCCCGTGTATCCATGTGATACGAAGCTGCCGGGGCAAACACCTGGGCATCCCCCGTCCAGCCGAGGC encodes:
- a CDS encoding NUDIX hydrolase, producing the protein MTEKPNYIKWIRSKVSHDLIFLNFAGGIVCNERNEVLLQRRGDSNAWGFPGGAMELGESAEETAIREILEETGVKVEAEHMIGVYTKYFHQYPGGDKAQTIAFFFQCRPVAGELATDGNETLELRYFPKDGLPALFAQQHQDAFDDWQSGEIGVFR
- a CDS encoding ATP-binding protein, whose translation is MAYHEQTLRSSLNMSISTILERHYQSMLLQNTEFAWFVEMHKELLDLTFSRALKYIVEALFLSPDEYNQSLIMQEQEGFEQGSYTAEIFGDHFDSMLEMSKDLNLTAQNVMFGIIEQLVDESEQRLFFYNRLMECNWTRFSGFARGYSCNKNQQIDSLHEQKIAVMGQMAAGMAHEIRNPLASIKGFAQLIHHRLYEPEVKTDELRAYLDITIKEIDTLNGLVTDFLMLSRKGDGMHNSGAVFNIIEVIHRVNNIVNQLILSGDITLVVDYSQESILTFGSASQLEQVFLNILKNSIDSFTACRGTIVIAITTLADTNEVLLVFSDNGEGIPQDKLTRIFDPFFTTKPKGTGIGLSICKQLIEASGGQIAVDSVVSAGTSVSVKLPWVSGVEMGQCI
- a CDS encoding ABC transporter permease subunit, which encodes MSAVIQVVQAEMYKFFRSKSWFSSLLIMALVSVFMLLAAPSEDWRASLESANQGLEQQLGMSAAQISQSPANHIYIEQWKENRAYLDNNIIPANDYSFGTAAGYMSSVLSLRALGLILVVFPVIYAVSMAKEFESGTIQFLVMNPFRRSQILIGKYISTLASSCLFLLITWLTNAAFSMLFKPFGNPFIYSFADGQLIEKSTAVFMLGNSLLSLVYYIPYMTLAFMLATVFRSTTLSLSITLVISLLGTQLIGLLNVRTGMVKFLLPAIVELTHSQNRATIAEINQFPLVQCLLIITCYVAAFLGLAGYSFHKRDIA
- a CDS encoding ABC transporter ATP-binding protein, which produces MQVLQCNQVFKSIKGKAILKDFTFSIQAGEIVGLVGPNGAGKTTLMRLITGLSRASGGSISIKTMNIEQQFAGYIKEVGAIIETPLFYPYLTGYQCLNYYAKLRRVSQERLHAVVQLLGLSEAIHKKVKAYSLGMRQRLGLAQAVLAEPSLLILDEPFNGLDPSGVAELRETLKNMAGAGTAVFLSSHTLNELEAICDRAILMNQGELLQIKELGADTSEGLVNMSVATTDDTQALALIKKHFGAVQIRQEHTLILSGTRPDTFADILLMLREHNIKVVQMKEERNSLENTFMTLIGGKP
- a CDS encoding MerR family transcriptional regulator, with product MDDSKLFSIGEMSKLHNLSIQTLRYYDEIGLLIPARTRDSSGYRYYSTGQFEQLNTIRYLKELGFSLKEIRYHLEHRDIEQFMQLLEKQKEITENKIRELQRTADQFAHRMQEIRWAQNLGEQELETVYVRTLPRRSIVRLQHRITSEPELEICLRQLENRSGIRFSFIGGVGLTISSEHVREYKFREYNFIFILTGERDHRADTASLLPEGNYACIHYRGPRSLAPDYYEILLAEIGRRGLEIAGDSIERTLIDQYISRDPQDHITEIQIPVK
- a CDS encoding LysE family translocator; protein product: MFAATTLWLFIGTSLILILIPGPDLIFTLTQGITNGKKAGVITAMGLSAGNTVHTLAAALGLSLIIKTSVTAFTIFKSLGALYLLYLAYKSIKHRKEALQLDGAAEPDTKGLLLKGVLMNILNPKVAVFFLTFLPQFVNYSAGSVPLQMILFGLIFIGLTAVIFSAIGYFAGGFRKIFLRSPRSNEIMNIAAAVIFSALAVKLLTMH
- a CDS encoding GH1 family beta-glucosidase, whose protein sequence is MSIIQFPADFCFGAATAAYQVEGAWNEGGRGLSIWDTYTRVPGNIRNGDNGDTACDSYHRYEEDIACMKELGLRTYRFSISWSRIFPDGAGEINQEGLDYYHRLVDQLIANSIEPFCTLYHWDLPQKLQDNGGWKNRETIEAFAKYAEAMFEAFNGKIKYWTTFNEPWCVSFKAHYIGDLAPGEQNLQSAVGVAHHLMVAHGRAVQIFRKSGFDGQIGYAPNVSWREPYSSRPEDAEACRRRVGWMVEWFLDPIFKGEYPDFMLRAFEAHGAKPDIRPGDMEIIHQPVDFLGINYYTGSLGRYKQDNGLFELEDIDEGYERTDFNWPIYPEGLYKVLMHMKQRYGAVPIYITENGACYNDEKADGKVRDPKRIEYLRKHLLQLNRAMEDGVAVKGYMAWSLLDNFEWADGYSRRFGLIHVDFATLERTPKESFFWYKKVISNGWLEV